A genome region from Trachemys scripta elegans isolate TJP31775 chromosome 2, CAS_Tse_1.0, whole genome shotgun sequence includes the following:
- the LOC117871750 gene encoding LOW QUALITY PROTEIN: general transcription factor II-I repeat domain-containing protein 2B-like (The sequence of the model RefSeq protein was modified relative to this genomic sequence to represent the inferred CDS: inserted 1 base in 1 codon; substituted 1 base at 1 genomic stop codon): protein MAPHGRRTTKLNSLNIPGISFTNVHCILHQEALCSKSLQMKEAMDVVVKTVNFICARGLNHRQFTSFLASMDSEYGELLYHAQVRWLSCGXFLKLFFAFREEIDSCMRVKNKEVPQLADSTFICNLAFLTDVTDHLNALNLKLQGRKQVITQMYDSVKSFKVKLTLWGKQLTADNLVHFSTLNSLGKVEPKCLKEYAGIISNLHKQFDVRFKDFKALEPHFQLFSTPFAVEIDNVAEEMQMELVELQCDTILKQKXTNVGIPEFYLFLSQEIFPMLFAASTRVMAMFGSTYICEQLFSLKKLKIFLKLFNLQKYECQLYLY from the exons ACCAAACTGAACAGCCTCAATATACCAGGAATTAGCTTCACCAATGTACATTGCATTTTGCACCAAGAAGCCCTGTGTAGTAAAAGTCTACAAATGAAGGAAGCTATGGATGTAGTTGTTAAAACAGTTAATTTTATATGTGCACGAGGGCTGAATCACAGACAGTTCACTTCTTTTCTAGCAAGTATGGACAGCGAATATGGGGAACTTCTGTATCACGCTCAAGTTAGATGGCTGAGTTGTG aatttttgaagcttttttttgCATTTAGAGAGGAGATTGATTCCTGCATGAGAGTGAAAAACAAGGAGGTTCCACAGCTTGCTGATTCCACTTTTATCTGCAACCTTGCTTTTCTAACAGATGTAACTGATCATCTGAATGCACTGAACTTGAAGCTTCAGGGTAGAAAACAGGTGATAACACAGATGTATGACAGTGTTAAGTCATTCAAAGTCAAGCTTACTTTGTGGGGGAAACAGCTGACTGCTGACAATTTGGTCCATTTCTCGACTCTGAATTCCTTAGGAAAAGTTGAACCCAAATGCTTGAAAGAATATGCAGGTATCATTTCTAACTTACACAAACAGTTTGATGTgcggtttaaagatttcaaggcacTTGAAccacattttcaacttttttccacaccatttgcTGTGGAAATTGACAATGTTGCAGAGGAAATGCAGATGGAGTTAGTGGAGCTTCAGTGTGATACCATTTTGAAGCAGAAGTAGACAAATGTTGGAATTCCAGAATTCTACCTGTTTCTTTCACAAGAAATATTTCCCATGTTATTTGCTGCTTCCACAAGGGTAATGGCAATGTTTGGAAGCACATATATATGTGAACA ACTGTTTAGTCtgaaaaaactaaaaatatttttaaagttgtttaatTTGCAGAAATATGAATGTCAACTATACTTATATTGA